The DNA segment GGACTCGTCCCCGCCCGCCCCGGCCTTGATCTCCAGAATGACGTCCTTGTCGTCACTCGGGTCACGCGGGACGAGCAGCAGACGCAGCTTCTCGGTGAGCTCCTCGCGCTGCTTGTCCAGCTCCTTGGCCTCGGCCGCGAAGTCCGGGTCGGCGGCGGCGAATTCCTTCGCCGTCTCGATGTCGTCGCCGGTCTGCTTCCAGGAGCGGTACGTGGCGACGATCGGGGTGAGCTCGGCATAGCGCTTGTTCAGCTTGCGCGCGTTCGCCTGGTCCGCGTGGACCGACGGGTCGGCGAGCTTCGTCTCCAGGTCGGCGTGCTCTGTGACGAGCTCCTCGACGGCCTCGAACATCTTTGGCTCCTGTGTAGGTACGACTGTGAAGGGCGGGCGACCAAAAACGCCGGTCCCGGCGCGCCTCGGTAGGGCGCGGCCGTGGACCGGCGAATTGGAGCTCGCTACTTCTTGGAGCCGGCAGGAGCCTTGCCGAAGCGGGCCTCGAAGCGGGCCACACGGCCACCGGTGTCGAGGATCTTCTGCTTACCCGTGTAGAACGGGTGGCACTCGGAGCAGACCTCGGCGCGGATGGTGCCGCTGGAGATCGTGCTGCGGGTGGTGAACGACGCGCCACAGGTGCAGCTGACCTGCGTCTCGACGTACTCGGGGTGGATGTCGCGCTTCAAGGGTGTCTCCTAGTTTCGGGAGGGCGCCGGGTCGCTGCCGCGGGATGCGAGAGCGTGAACCGGAACCGACGTACCAGTCTGCCAGGACTGGGGCCATCCCCCAAAACCGGGGGGAGGTGCGATCTATTCCCTGGACGCCAGGTGTGGGTACCGCGCGCCCCTCAGGGCGTCACCACACTGTTGGCGTCGCCCTTCGCCGTGCCCTTCGTGGCCGACTTCGGGATCGGCTTGTCGTTCTTCAGGGCCGTCCACACCTGCTTGGCCTGGGACTCGGCCACGATCACGCGGTTCGGGTCCGCCGGGTCGTACTGGACCGGCATCGTGACCATGTTCATGCTCTTGGAATCGATGCTCTTGAGGCCGTTGGCGAACGACATCAGGGAATTGACCGAGCCCAGGTCGGAGTCGGTGGTCACCGTCTTGGTGGCGGTGTTGGCCAGGTCGTAGAGCTTCTTCGGGTTGCCGAAGAGGTTGATGTCCTTGACCTGGTTGATCAGTGCCTTGATGAAGGCCTGCTGGAGCTGGATGCGGCCGAGGTCGGAGCCGTCGCCCACGCCGTGCCGGGTGCGGACCAGGCCGAGGGCCTGCTTGCCGGTGAGCTGGTGGGTACCGGCCGTGAGGTTGAGGTGGCTGTCGGGGTCGTTGATGGCCTTGGTGGTGGTGACCTCGACGCCGCCGAGCTTGTCGACCAGCTTCTGGAAGCCGGAGAAGTCGACCTCCAGATAGTGGTCCATGCGGATACCGGAGACGGACTCCACCGTCTTCACCGCGCAGGCCGCACCGCCCGTCGTGTACGCCGAGTTGAACATCACGTCGGAGTCGGCCGGGTACGTCTTGCCGTCCGTGTCGGTGCAGTCGGGCCGGTCGATGAGCGTGTCGCGCGGGATGGAGACGACGCTCGCCTTCTTGTGGCCCTTGTAGATGTGCAGGATCATCGCCGTGTCCGAGCGCGCGCTGCCGTCGTCGGCGCCGCCGCCGAGCTCCTTGTTGTTGCCGGAGCGGGTGTCCGAGCCGAGGACGAGGATGTTCTCCGAGCCGTTGTCGGCCTTCTCCGGCCGGTCGGTGCCGAGGGCCTGGTCGATGTCGACGCTCTTGAGGTTGCCGTTGAGCTTGAAGTACAGGTACCCCGCGCCGGTGCCGCCCAGGACGACGATCCCGGCGGCCGTCCAGGCCATGATCAGCAGGCCCTTGCGCTTGTCGCGCGGCTTGCGGCGGCGGCCCTTGGTGCGGCCACGTGGACCCTCGGTGCCGGTTTCGCCTGGTATGGCAGGCTCCGGCGTGCTCTCGGCGGACACTGTGCTCCTCGGTTCTCGTCCGGTCGGTTACCCCCTGCTTTCAGGGTCAGGCGTGGCCATTTGGCCCGTACCACACCATCGTCACCCCGTCCGGTCAGACGGGGAAACTCGGAGAAGGGTTGCACAACGGACCGTGCCCACCGCCTGCGAGCGGTGGGCACGGTCCGTAGTCGGTGGGGCCGGGCAAACCGGCCTCACCTGCGATTTCAGCCGAAGATGTCGTACTGCTTGTAATCGGTTCCCACGGATCTTGCTGTGGTAAAGATCTCGCTCGTGGCCTTGCCGGAACCCGGGTACAGATAGAGCGTGCCGGAGGAGTTGCGGGCCAGGAAGTCCGCCTTGCCGTCGCCGGTCACGTCACCGACGGCGTCGAAGGCCGTGTAGCTCTCCCAGGTGCGCACCTTGACCCGGCCGGCGAAGGCTCCGGTGCCGGCCTTGCCGGTGCCCTTGAACAGATAGACGTGGCCGCCGGTCTTGCTGCGCGCGATCAGGTCGGTTCTGCCGTCGCCGGTGAAGTCGCCGTGGCCGCGCAGGGAGTTGTACTGGTTCCAGCCGGAGCCGGCCTTCACACGGGCGCCGAAGGTGCCGTTGCCCTTGCCCGGGTAGATCCACAGATAGCCGCCGGAGTCGACCGACAGCAGGTCGGGCAGATAGTCGCCGGTGACGTCGCCCGGGGTGACGATGCGCGTGCGGGTCTTCCAGTTGTCGGCGAGCTGCTTGGTGGCCCAACTGCCGCTGGAGCGCACGAAGTGCGACCAGAACAGGTCGCCGTCGGAGCTGCGCCGGTACACCAGGTCCTGGTAGCCGTCCCGGTCGAGGTCGGTCTGCAGGACGACGTTGACGCCGTCCCAGTTGCCCCAGGACTCGCGCGCCCCGAACGAGGTGCCGGCCGAGTCCTTCGAGTAGCCCGTCCTGCTGGAGGCGTTGCGCACCCAGAGGTCGGCCCGGTGGTCCCCGCTGAGGTTGGTGTCGTCGACGCGCGGGTAGGCGGCACCGACATAGCTCGTCACCTTGGCGAAGACGCTGTACGCGCCCTTGGCGACGCAGTGCTGCACACCCCAGGAGACGACACCGACGATCCGTCCGTTCACGACGAGCGGCCCGCCGGAGTCCCCGTTGCAGG comes from the Streptomyces sp. NBC_00443 genome and includes:
- a CDS encoding LCP family protein; its protein translation is MSAESTPEPAIPGETGTEGPRGRTKGRRRKPRDKRKGLLIMAWTAAGIVVLGGTGAGYLYFKLNGNLKSVDIDQALGTDRPEKADNGSENILVLGSDTRSGNNKELGGGADDGSARSDTAMILHIYKGHKKASVVSIPRDTLIDRPDCTDTDGKTYPADSDVMFNSAYTTGGAACAVKTVESVSGIRMDHYLEVDFSGFQKLVDKLGGVEVTTTKAINDPDSHLNLTAGTHQLTGKQALGLVRTRHGVGDGSDLGRIQLQQAFIKALINQVKDINLFGNPKKLYDLANTATKTVTTDSDLGSVNSLMSFANGLKSIDSKSMNMVTMPVQYDPADPNRVIVAESQAKQVWTALKNDKPIPKSATKGTAKGDANSVVTP
- the rpmE gene encoding 50S ribosomal protein L31 is translated as MKRDIHPEYVETQVSCTCGASFTTRSTISSGTIRAEVCSECHPFYTGKQKILDTGGRVARFEARFGKAPAGSKK
- a CDS encoding trypsin-like serine protease; the encoded protein is MSGSGRHRRRIRFGLPVAAAGVAAAVAAALLTSSAGAATALPRPTVKPATSSASLAELERRVAGAVAGDDTAGETTGKSSFGASTSGSSDDSTVSPMVIGGTTTGITSAPWMAQLWYHDDQGTADEADDLGFFCGGAVVAPTKILTAAHCVKGYDWHNYGAVITGTAQLPTTDAAGNSDLHGGTVTLPHRQWYHPSYNSTTIDNDMAVITLANAVKATPIRMTTSGDTTSYAAGTSAKVYGWGRTSSTSPDISQTLKTATLPIQSDSTCAGYYGGEFVKGHMVCAGKPASGSDSGTTSACNGDSGGPLVVNGRIVGVVSWGVQHCVAKGAYSVFAKVTSYVGAAYPRVDDTNLSGDHRADLWVRNASSRTGYSKDSAGTSFGARESWGNWDGVNVVLQTDLDRDGYQDLVYRRSSDGDLFWSHFVRSSGSWATKQLADNWKTRTRIVTPGDVTGDYLPDLLSVDSGGYLWIYPGKGNGTFGARVKAGSGWNQYNSLRGHGDFTGDGRTDLIARSKTGGHVYLFKGTGKAGTGAFAGRVKVRTWESYTAFDAVGDVTGDGKADFLARNSSGTLYLYPGSGKATSEIFTTARSVGTDYKQYDIFG